The Manihot esculenta cultivar AM560-2 chromosome 8, M.esculenta_v8, whole genome shotgun sequence genomic interval ATCTCagaaattttaaagattaaaattgtaaaactatgtcattttctttcctttctctatttttctctctttttaaaataaggaaaaatatttttattttattttattttatttattttactcttatctaaataagaaaaaatagagatgattataattttattttatcttcttATACAGAGCGTAAATCACTCAAATCTACGTAGATAAATACAATTTCAATAGTTAATacctaattaaattaaagaatttgaaTCGTTTTCTAACTCCAACtcttaattatgaaaataaatatatgaaatattaataaaaaataaaaaagagaagcaaaatttctttattattactattattattattattattattattattagtttttatacaGTGTTAACtgcttataaataattataacatACGGAAAAATGCTTCGAGGCATTTAATAAAAAGAAGTTATTTTCTCCCCTTTATTTAATATGTAAAGaaagaaatatataaattcaatCCTGTTAATTCTCTTCCATCTAAATAGAAGGTAAAATTTCTAAGTTTTCATATCCCCTTCGAtttgttttccccttttcttctCAACATCTCCTCTGTCGTTGTCAAGACTCGAGAGCCCTCATCCTTTGTCCCAGTTGTCATCCCGAAGCTCACTTCCCATTACCCTTTTGTGGATTTTGAGTTTTGACGACATCAAAAGgagacaacaacaacaacaacctGCAACAATAGCGACTCTTTACTTGGAGAAACCAACAACTATGACAGCTTTAATAAATGAGACCAACAAGCTTGATTAGGAAAGGAAGTGTATTAAGAAGAATggttagttttttttataacaattgTTACTTACTTCTATTTCATAAAAAGTAAAACCATTGGTTATTAAACTTTCATGAGAtctctaaaataaataaaaataattctttcCAACATTATACAAAAATTAGAAATTTCCCGCTTTTATTATAATGTCTATCTACATCACCAATAGCAATCTCACAACAAAAACTTCAACTCCTACATGAGAGATCTTATATGAATGAAATGCACAAACCACAATAGAACCATTGACAATATAACATATTGACATTAAATTCAAAACATCACTTAGCATCTAGACCTACCAAAACAACTCTTCATAAAAGAAAGGCAGCGAAGAAGATCCTCATTTAGCGTCCATCTGCAGAAGTGAAAGACTCTGCAAAGCCAGTTGGCCTTGCTGGGATACTGCTCTTGCTGTCTTCTAAGTCCACACAGCTTAAGTCTTTTCCTTCTGCTTCCTGCCACCCCTTCACCATCTGGTTTAGGGGAAGGCTATAATCGATACCGCAATAATCTTCTGCGTCGTTGTCCGATGGTTTCCATTGTTCGACAAGAGGCGCTAGTACGTTCACCGCATGGCTCATGTCTGGTCTTTGGCTGGGCTCTCTTGCTGTGCAGTGCCCAGCAAGTTCAGCAATGGTGCAAATACTCTCAAATGTTTCATTTTTCACATCAAGGGCAGGGTCAATGGCAGCTCTAAGTTTCTGCTCATCTGATTTTATATGCCAGAACCATGCAGCCAAGTACTGACTTTCCTCCGGTCTGTCCTCATCGAGGGCCATCAACCCAGTTAACAGCTCCATTAATACAACTCCAAAACTGAAGACATCAGCCTTGGTTGTGATTCTTCCCGTCACTGCAAAAAATAGCACCACAAGTTATGTCACCATTGATGGCATAGCTCAAGTAGAATAAATAAGTTCAACTTCCAAAACTAGATTAGCATAACGGAAAATAATCTTACTCTGAATGATTTTACTTTGAGAGAGTTGGTCAACGAGTCAAGTGAAGACACAACCAAATTCTATGTTTTTTTCCAATCAATAGTACACTTGTGCAGACAAATTTCACAGAAAtggaaatttaaaattacattttcattttcttttaattcttttgGCCGCAGAGTATAACCTATGatcaaaactaaataaattttttaatggttttgaaaaaaaaaaacaaaaaaaaaaaagcagcatGCCAATCACTTCAAtccaaatcctcaactagagTAATTCTCATGAAGCAGTATGCTTATCACATTATAAGCTTCATTCACATAAACAAACATGGAGTGAACTACATTGATTAGTACCCTTCAGCTTCAAATTAAAAGTCATTAGATATTTCAGAGGGAAAAGTTGGATTTTCATAAATTGTATATAACTTGAGCAATTACATTATAACTGCAGCAGCTCCAGAGAATTTGGAATAGTATGCTTACCAGCATATTCAGGTGCCAAGTATCCAAAAGTCCCAGCAAGCCTGGTCACTACAGATTTCTCCCCATCAGGAGCAAGTTTCACCAATCCAAAATCGGAAACTTTTGCCCTGAAATCATCACCAAGTAAGATATTTGATGATTTAAGATCTCTGTGTATGAAGCTTCTGTGAGCTAGATTATGAAGATATTCCATTCCTCTAGCAACATCCAAGGCAATATTTAGCCTCCTCTTCCAAGAAAGAGGCTCCAATTTCAAGCTCTTCCAGTGGAAAAGATGCTTACTGAGAGCTCCTTGAGGCATATACTCATAAACAAGGATTCTCTCATTCCCTTCAATTGAATAACCCAAAAGTGACACTAAATGACGATGTCGGACTTTTGAAAGAACACCAATCTCAGCCTGGAATTCATCCAAGGCCTTGTTGCTAATCACACCAGATTCCATTCTTTTTACTGCTATTTTTGTCCCATCATCCAAGTCTCCTCTGTAAACCACTCCAAAGCCACCACGACCAAGCTCATTCTCAGGGCAAAAATTCTTTGTCACGTTCCGAAGAACTTGAACTGATATGACAAGATTTCCGGCTTCAATGACATGAGATTCACCAATGCCACTACTATTTCTGCTTGCAGAATCACTTCCTGTTATTGTTGAAGCGCTTCCATTGGTATTATTGGCAACAGCAATCTTAACCATGTTATCTGAATCAGATGGATCTCTAGGGTGAATGACTAGGGAACTTGGAGGCTGGATGGTATCTTTTCTCTTTTTACAACAGTGAATGGATAGAGGAatgattaaaaaagaaacaactgCAATACTTGCAACAGGAACCACAATTGCAACTAGTATGGACCTCTTGCTTTTCTCTTTTGCCGGTTCCCCAGAAGAATCACGAGGACTAGAGCTTGTGCCTTTAGTTTGGGAAGATTGGGTGTTAGATGTATCTGAACTTCCAGATGATGAATTGTTACGAGGAGATGGGTCTGGCTGCATATCAGGTGAATCTGAACTTCCAGAAGATGGATTGTTATGAGGAGATGGGGCTGCCTTACCAGCAGCTAATAGAGGATTGCCAGCAATGACTAGATTCACAGTGGTAGAGAATCTTGGTAATGGAGGTGAAATGTTGTTGCTACTAAGATCCAAAGTTTTTAAAGAAGTTAAGGCAGTCCAGTTTGTTGGAACTGTACCACTAATATAGTTGCCCCCAAGCTTAATTTGATGAAGAGAATCTAATTTTGCAACTGAGGGACTCAAGGAACCACTAAGATTATATTTAGGCAAAGCAATGGAATACACCTTATTGGAATCACAAGTCACCCCCACCCATGAAGAACATGGATCATTACCAGTCCATGAAGAAACAAGTCTTGGAGGATAATTCAATCCATCAAGAAACTCTAGAAGTGCCATAACTTCTGGGGCACAAGGAACCCCTGCAGTGGATTGACAAAAGGGATTTGAAGAACAAGACACTTTAGCTGCTTTAAACTCTGGAATTGGACCCATTAATTGATTATTGTTCAAATCTAAATGCTTTAGTGGCATGTTTTTCAAGCTTTCAGGAACTAATCCAACAAGTCTATTACCATTAAGATTGAGATCCTTCAAAAGAGTCAAATTACCAATGTTCTCTGGAATTTTACCTGAGAATTGGTTGCCATGAAGCCATAAGACAGCAACCGACTCCATCGTTGCCACCACATCAATTGTACCACTCAAGCCGACACCTTTCTGATCATTTAACCATAGATTGTGCAGAGACATGCCACCTTTAAAGCTAGGCGGAATTTCTCCAGACAAATTATTGCCAGAAAGTTTCAGGTTTTGCAAAGAGAACAAGCTCCCTAGAAAATCAGGCAGATGACCAGCCAAATTACAATACATACAAGAAAGATTGGTTAATTGTGGAGAACCTTGCAAAGCCTTGGGAAATGTCCAGCCAGTAGTGACATTAAAAGGGTTGTTATCCAATGCCAAGACTTGCAAACTCTCTAAACCTTCAAAGAAATCAGCTGGAATAGAATCAAACAGGTTGTAATCCAAAAAAGCATACTTCAGTTTCGATAACCCACTGAAGGATGGTAAAGGACCAGTAAATTGGTTCCTCTGGAGGCCTAAGTTTTGGAGCATGACGAGCCGGTTGAGATTTTGAGGCAAAGGGCCTTTCAAACCCATGTTCTGAACCTGAATCTGAGAGACCCTTGAGCCAACACAATGAACATGTTTCCAAGATTGACCAcatgggtcatcaccagtcgCGGGCCACTCCAAGAGCTCTGGATTCTCTAACCCATCTCTGAATGCTTTGAGAATCCTCCAGTCATCGGGATCTGTATCACTATAAACCACAGAAACAAGACAAACCAGTGCTAAAACAAGCTTTATGTGGCTGTTTGTCATGGTAGCAGATCTGCAGAGTTGCATTTTGCTTCATGAAGAACCACTCTAACCAggcaagaaagaaaagaaaagcttCATTTTAGCATCACTGACTGGTTCTTGAAATACCCATTTCAAATTTTGCATGCAAGTGATCATAAACAAAGAAAAAGCTCAAAATTTAGACTGCATGGAGTCTTACACACTGCGGTTTGGTGGTAACCAATGGCTGAGGGAGAGAGAAAGAAACCCAAAGAAAAGGGATTAAAGCTCTAAAGGCAAAGGGAGCAGTGAAGATGGATCTGTGATGAACGAAGAAAAACATtcaattgatgaagaagaagatgactATGAAGATGAAAATGTAgcaaaatatgataaaaaattcAGAAGACAGAATATGGTAAATAGGTCCTGAACTTCATTATCATTTTGGAAAGTGGCTTGCTTGCCACACATGCCACTTACAATTACATAACACTCTATCTGTCTCTCAAGATCATCAATGCCATGCCCATAAAGGGTATTTTTGTCTTTCGGCCATAGGAGACTGCCATTGCCAACAACTAAAGCTCTTAGTGAATGTTTCATATGAAATTTCGATTGCCACTACTTTTTCGTCAAAGATTTAGACATTGAcgtcaataaataaataaatgttaattaatagttttaaaattaaattaacatattaatttttttataattattaatttaatctgataataattatattataaataaattaattaattttaagttgGACTCTTCTAATCTCTTATTTatatcataataaataaaatacaattaataatatcataacaattatataatcaattattggataatttttttccttccacttaattttcaaatttattttatttatctcaattcaattttaatttatttcaaaaaattcatTATAACTCATTATGTCAGATTTTCAAAATAACAAAAAGCTaaacttttttaaaacttttctaacTATTATCTTGCTACATTCCTcccatatttttttcaaatagtcaaattaattattaatgttttataaaaaaacaaaacataTTTAAAACCTATAATAATTAAAGCAATTGAATCAATAGCAacatttcatttttataaataataattttaattactatgaaataaaacatttaaagaagaaataaattattttttaaaaaaataattttttttaaattattttctatatttaaaatttttaagcgctttaaaaattaaaaaatttaaaaaatatttttaaaaaataaatgaagtctAAGACTAAAATTCGTGTGTAAAAAATACTCatggaaattttaattaaaaaaatttgtaaTGCTATGGAATTAAGATTTATGATTTTTCTTAATCattaaactaaaatattaatatcTTCTATTAGAATTCTTGCAAAGATTTTTGGATTTTTGGAACAACCACCGGTGACGGTGAGTGTCTTCACCCGCCTGTATGCTTTTTTGTTCTTATTCTTTGTCGGCaacgtttctttttttttttgtttttatatttattttgttttgtctTTTCTTTCCTATTATCTCAATATCTACAATCTACATAAATTCTGAGACTTGTTCTTActtaaagatttttttaattttttttatttgtttgcgATAATTCTTTTTTTCGTGTAAGGATTTGTTGTTTCCTCCCtgtaatgattttattttatgttaatatTACTTGTTACTTGAATAGAAGGgcaaaatacaaaatatttctttaaaaaattttatattaacgtTTTCAGagaaaaatattgtttaataaaataatttatttctataatttaattttaatttaaagataaaatatattattttaaagaaaaattattataatggtATTGCATCTAATGAAGGAAAATGACttgtgattaaaattaattaaatggtttgtttataatatacaaAAAGGGTTGGTGGATGATGAGGCTAAGAGCACTTGTGCCAAACCAAATCTTATTTAATTAAGCAAAgcagaaacaaagaagaaatatattttgcatttataattataaggttttttattttctttattcatACAGAAATATAacaagaaatatatttttaaaattttaataagtgataatttaaaaataattttaacttaaaagataaaatttaatattttttactttaacataattaagagaaaattttaatcatttaccaatttgaatttataatgaattaaattatttgcttcAAAATTAGGTATTTTAGGTGAAAATTTAGAGGTTTCATGAAGTTCCTAACCATCCAAATCAATCTTTTCAACCCAATTTAAATACATGCACATCAACAATTCAAACTCTATTTATTTTGGCAAATCCTaacttctttaaaattaaacttattttcaatttataagataaatattCAACCAGAAAAGCTTATCCAAACTTTATTACATCTATCAAAGAAATGGGTAtggaaattttgaaaaaaaaaaaaattctaaccaAGCCAAACATGAGAAGACAAATACATTTAgatgaaataaattatataaattaaatgcaTTGGACCAATCATAGGCCTTTGGTTGGCATATAGCAACAAAGGATGGTGACATGTATTTCTTACTCTACCATATGCTTTTGCTTTTATTTATACtctatttatatttgaaaaatatttttatataaaatatatattttttcagagaaaatatttttaataatttttttttaaatttaattttaatttgaagataaaaatatattaacaaatttatatatattgtgttaataaaattttaaaagagcagggaatgattttatttttaaagaaagtaatttatttttattaaaataacttaatttttttattagaacaatatttttcattattttaaatataaaaaatatacttttagaaatcaattttttttttttataaaaaaataattttttgctcTGAGTTAGGCTAAAGGTAGATATTAATTGGGGCTCAAAGCAATATACAGTAAAGGGTCCCATCATGCTGTTATGCTAATTAAACCTTTTGATTGTAGATCAAATGGTAAAGAAGTATGAGCCCCACCCAGCCAATCTCAATTTCCTTATGCTTTTCCTCTAAAatgctttctttttctctttactcttttttttttttaatttgttcttTCATCAATTTGATCTATACTGATATCAAAATcttgtttttttattatgataTAATATCTGTTTTAACCAAAAAATTGACGTGGATCAGAAattaaagtttttctaaaatttaatactaaatttatcattaaaattttaataaaataatctcatGAATTTTCATACAATATTTCACATAATCTAAAATTTCCTCAATAAAAATACCAACAACTATTCTAATGGAATGAGTTGCATAATTAAAACAACTCTTTCACTTTTTATGAACCTAGTACTTTGGGGTGACCTTCCTTCTTTTAACAAGTTTCTTGGTTAAGTTTCCTTTGTAGGGTTAGGTTGAATTGAAATTCTTAAAGAAATATATTCCTAGACTTTTGCTGACATGACAAAATTAActgattatttaaaaaataaatttatgtattttaaaaactcaatcaaaagattaattttattaatttttaatactattaCCATTAGCAttgcatttaaataaatttaagagattttcgTTGTATTCCTTCGATCTTCAATTTTCagttaaagaaaatattattactATAAATTTGGTGTTGTTATTATTAGCTtcaattatgctaaaatttaactgaatttatattataattaaattttttaaattataaaaattatttaatatatttttaaaatatagtaacTAGTTAGTATTGGTATATTACATAAAtcgaataataattttatctttcaTGGAAGGATGGTGGGGATGATATTGCCACTAAAGGAGCCTAATTGAAAGCAAGAACAATCAATTCAAGGCTTGAGCAATAAGCATCTATCAATGATATGTCcccttctttttctctcttataAATTTCCATTTTCCACTGATCATGCCAATTATCTTCCCCTAATTGAGGATCCAATTAGATTTTGACCTATTtgacattaattttaattattctttgtTTGTTAAAATCACTATCGACTAGCAAGATTAGATATTTTTTcgctaaaaaaaaatttattgtaatacaaaaaattacaaatctaaaaagatctttatatttttataaaaaaataaaccatTGATGCGTCCATTggaactcttttatttttttttttgttaattgagCAAATTGCTTTTTGCCcctatttttttttccctaaatGATTATAAGTAAATCATGACAGAAAACacttctaaattttaattatgataatgCTTGCTGTATAAGTTaggtatatatttattttttaaaattaaaaccttataactaaaaataattaaatttaaactgctTCAAatacaaaaattgaaaaaaaattaattaacttaatttttttgtaaattttattttattgaaaatagaGGATAAATTTAGTGAAATAAATATCCTACTTTCTTGtttttaaaactaattttagaataattttaatgaattttaatcttaattaatAGAGAGGCTATTATTTTatccaaaaattgaaattagtGAAAAAAGGAGGCCTTGGTTGTTTGATCAAAATCGTTAGCCCAGAAAGTTCATGACCCCGAAATACAAATTCGGCCCTATCGGGTCAACATTGGCCCAGATCCAGCATTTCCCGCACCGACCCGGTCAATTGTCAGTTTGCAGCGGTCGGAGTACTCAAATCCTTCCTGCCTCCACCACCCGAAATTAAAAAACCCCATTTCGAAAAAACAAAAACCTCTCAGCTGAGGTTTCTCTCTGCACAAACCCTGTGTGAAAGCTAATACTCAAGTGAAGTCGACATGGTTTGTACTAGCATTCGTTTCTTTCTTTAGCGATTATTGTTTGTTAATTGTTTGATTAATCTGTGATTGATTCCTTCTGATGATTGTTTTgtttaaatgataaatttgaTTGTAGCCGCAAGGAGATTACATAGAGCTACACAGGAAGAGGCATGGCTACCGCCTCGACCACTTCGAGCGCAAGCGCAAGAAGGAGGCTCGTGAAGTCCACAAGCGCTCTGAGAGGGCACAAAAAGtctgcctctctctctctctctctctctctctccctttttaatttcattttttttatcactGATTTATTGTGTTAATtggattttaattattttttttggatgGCATTAGGCGTTGGGTATCAAGGGTAAGATGATTGCCAAGAAAAACTATGCTGAGAAGGCCCTCATGAAGAAAACGTCAGTACTTTCTAACATTTCTTAACTTTATATGATCCAAATTTCAATATGCTCTGTATTTGTTACTGCTCTTTGCGTTTGCATATTTAAAGAATAAATGCCTGTTAATGTCCCTTATTTGGAATCCATATGTTTAACTTGTTTTATGTGGGAGATTAGGAGGTTGGCCTAAATGTGGTTTGAATATTTATCATATTGAACCCGTGACCGTGAAGTTTGAATATTTGTCATGCAAGTGCTATTTTAGGGATGATGGTTGTTCTAGAATTTTTCACCAAATTAAGTTGTGCatatcaaatgatattgatatgTATTGAATGTGAAGGAtacatttttatgaaaatagttGACAGTGTGAATGTGTCCACTGTCCTCTTTGTTCATTATTTTTCCTCCACTTTTGGCTGAACCCTGGATGAGTAGATCTTGTGTTTATACTTGCTTGCAATTTAGCTTCTGAATGTTGAGTTATGCTACATCACCTCATACTTTGTGTACTTTGTTAGTGTTGCTAATTATGTGTATGGCCAGCTTAATGATTCAGCAGTTGATAACAGTTTTGCTTGTGGATAATTTTCTATCATGTCGATAGATTGGCCATGCATGAGGAGTCAACTTCTAGGCGCAAGGTGGATGATGAAGTTCATGAAGGAGCTATTCCTGCCTATCTGCTGGATCGTGAAAATACGACACGTGCAAAGGTTAACAATTGATGGATGTTTGTTAATATAAATCTATATATGTATCATATTTGTTAATATAAATCTATATATGTATCATACCATCATGTATATGTGTACTATGTATGACACTGTGCTATTCACAGATCATGAGCAACACTATCaagcaaaagaggaaagagaaGGCTGGGAAATGGGAAGTCCCTCTACCTAAGGTAAGATTATCTTCAGTATTTCCTTGATTTTAATTCTCTGGGAAGTTCTTATTGGGTGTTATTCTAAGCCTTTCTACGTTTTAGCACTTTTTGTTTTGTTAGTGTCATTGTCATGTACTTCCTTGATTTTGTTCCCTTGTGTTATTCTAAGCCTCTCCACATTTATGATTTACTTTATGCTTCTGTTTTTAATTACTGGTATTTAGCTTTAACTATTCTTGCTCCTTTAGGTGAGGCCTGTTGCTGAAGATGAAATGTTTAAAGTGATTAGATCTGGCAAGCGGAAGAGTAAGCATTTCGtaaactttcttttttcttccctTCATTTGATGAGAAGTTCTATTAAATTCTTGTATCTTGATAAGTTATTGAGTGGATGCCAATAACTTTTTCCCTTCAATTTGTCTTTTTTTGGTATACTTTCGCTATCAAAAAGTGTCGACGTTTCTCTCCTTTCGAAATTTagatgtatttatttatttatttattttggtgaAGTGAGATTTGGGTTACTGTGAGTTTTTTCCTTCATAATAGCACATATGAAAATTATTTGAAGGATAAGCTGCAAACTGCCGCCATTTCTGGTTTTCATATTGTTTCTCTTTTCATTTTTTGCAGCTAAACAATGGAAGAGAATGGTCACGAAAGTCACATTCGTGGGACCAGGTTTTACCCGAAAACCTCCCAAGTATGAGAGATTTATCCGCCCTTCAGGATTGCGTTTTACAAAGGCCCATGTGACACACCCTGAACTCAAATGCACCTTCAATCTGG includes:
- the LOC110620040 gene encoding receptor-like kinase TMK3, which translates into the protein MQLCRSATMTNSHIKLVLALVCLVSVVYSDTDPDDWRILKAFRDGLENPELLEWPATGDDPCGQSWKHVHCVGSRVSQIQVQNMGLKGPLPQNLNRLVMLQNLGLQRNQFTGPLPSFSGLSKLKYAFLDYNLFDSIPADFFEGLESLQVLALDNNPFNVTTGWTFPKALQGSPQLTNLSCMYCNLAGHLPDFLGSLFSLQNLKLSGNNLSGEIPPSFKGGMSLHNLWLNDQKGVGLSGTIDVVATMESVAVLWLHGNQFSGKIPENIGNLTLLKDLNLNGNRLVGLVPESLKNMPLKHLDLNNNQLMGPIPEFKAAKVSCSSNPFCQSTAGVPCAPEVMALLEFLDGLNYPPRLVSSWTGNDPCSSWVGVTCDSNKVYSIALPKYNLSGSLSPSVAKLDSLHQIKLGGNYISGTVPTNWTALTSLKTLDLSSNNISPPLPRFSTTVNLVIAGNPLLAAGKAAPSPHNNPSSGSSDSPDMQPDPSPRNNSSSGSSDTSNTQSSQTKGTSSSPRDSSGEPAKEKSKRSILVAIVVPVASIAVVSFLIIPLSIHCCKKRKDTIQPPSSLVIHPRDPSDSDNMVKIAVANNTNGSASTITGSDSASRNSSGIGESHVIEAGNLVISVQVLRNVTKNFCPENELGRGGFGVVYRGDLDDGTKIAVKRMESGVISNKALDEFQAEIGVLSKVRHRHLVSLLGYSIEGNERILVYEYMPQGALSKHLFHWKSLKLEPLSWKRRLNIALDVARGMEYLHNLAHRSFIHRDLKSSNILLGDDFRAKVSDFGLVKLAPDGEKSVVTRLAGTFGYLAPEYAVTGRITTKADVFSFGVVLMELLTGLMALDEDRPEESQYLAAWFWHIKSDEQKLRAAIDPALDVKNETFESICTIAELAGHCTAREPSQRPDMSHAVNVLAPLVEQWKPSDNDAEDYCGIDYSLPLNQMVKGWQEAEGKDLSCVDLEDSKSSIPARPTGFAESFTSADGR
- the LOC110620041 gene encoding ribosome biogenesis protein NSA2 homolog is translated as MPQGDYIELHRKRHGYRLDHFERKRKKEAREVHKRSERAQKALGIKGKMIAKKNYAEKALMKKTLAMHEESTSRRKVDDEVHEGAIPAYLLDRENTTRAKIMSNTIKQKRKEKAGKWEVPLPKVRPVAEDEMFKVIRSGKRKTKQWKRMVTKVTFVGPGFTRKPPKYERFIRPSGLRFTKAHVTHPELKCTFNLEIIGVKKNPNGPMYTSLGVMTKGTIIEVNVSELGLVTPAGKVVWGKYAQVTNNPENDGCVNAVLLV